The nucleotide sequence TCCATGATGCGTACCCCACACCGCAAGGGCACAAACTTTCTGGAAAAAGCAAAGATGGCCGAGGAACATCACGGGCTCATGGCCACACAGGGTCTAGTCTGATAACGATTATGCAGCTGAATCATATTTCGGTCAATACTGTTCAAACTTGCTGCTTTTATCTGTACGACCAATCTCTGAAGTTCTATAGCATGTCCTTGATCATGGATTCTGATTGATGCTTTATATAGTAAAACTAGAGAAATGACTAGTGTGCAGACTGTTTGCTATCGCAGAATAAACTTATGCTTCCACTGTTACAATTATTTTCTGCAGGTTTTGTGAAAAAGCTAAGAGTGAGAACTGCATTCCATTTCATGCTGAACTATCAAACATGATCCTGAGCTACATGTTTGTACCCTCCACACATGTCTCAACAAGGGATTCTGATGGGTGCTGTACATAGTGGAATTAGGGAAATAGCTAGTGTGCGGATAGTTTGCTAATGCAGAAGAAACTTATGCTCGTGCTATCACAATTATTTCTGCAGGTTCTGTGTAATAACTAAGAGTGAGAATCACATCCCGTTTCATGTTAAACTATCAAACATGACTCCAGAGTCAAGAGTACATGCATATACCCTTAACTTGTTGATGTGAGGAAACACTCTGCTGTCATGAAAAACTTTGTTGTTCAAAAATGGAATGAAACCTCACTCGCGCACCTTCTGTGCAGGCCTGCAACTTTGCATTCAAAGGCTACTTCAAGAGCTTCTTTGGCTATGACAAGGAGAAAGACGGTAAATGGAAATGGCTAGCTGGAAATGTAGCATGCGGCAGTGCTGCAGGAGCTACAACATCATCCCTGCTGTACCATCTGGATTATGCACGGACACGGCTAGCCACTGACGCGATTGAATCTCAAGCGAACAAACGTCAGTTCAGGGGGTTGCTAGATGTCTACAAGAAGACACTTGCAACTGATGGTATTCGTGGATTGTACCGAGGCTTCAGTGTGTCTATTGTGGGTATTACTCTATATCGGGGCCTTTATTTTGGCATCTACGACACCATGAAGCCTATTGTACTAGTAGGGCCGTTGGAGGTAACATCATTCTTGTGTCATCTGCATCTCACAGATGAGGTTCCCACGAGACCAGTTTGACACATTTATTATTGGATACTTTTGCAGGGAAATTTTCTGGCCAGTTTTGCCTTGGGATGGACAATAACTACATTCTCTGGGGCCTGTGCCTATCCATTTGATACACTCCGACGAAGAATGATGTTAACTTCAGGGCAGCCATTCAAATATAGGAGCGCCTTCCATGCCGTAAAACAGATTGTTTCCACCGAAGGGTTCTTCACTCTATTCAGAG is from Triticum aestivum cultivar Chinese Spring chromosome 3A, IWGSC CS RefSeq v2.1, whole genome shotgun sequence and encodes:
- the LOC123059981 gene encoding ADP,ATP carrier protein ER-ANT1, which translates into the protein MVAAAAAAAATRKDGADAHHPPHRLRSPSRVAADFAMGGAAAVVAKTGAAPVERVKLLLQNQAEMLRRGALTRPYRGIADAFARVLREEGAAALWRGNQANVIRYFPTQACNFAFKGYFKSFFGYDKEKDGKWKWLAGNVACGSAAGATTSSLLYHLDYARTRLATDAIESQANKRQFRGLLDVYKKTLATDGIRGLYRGFSVSIVGITLYRGLYFGIYDTMKPIVLVGPLEGNFLASFALGWTITTFSGACAYPFDTLRRRMMLTSGQPFKYRSAFHAVKQIVSTEGFFTLFRGVGANILSGMAGAGVLAGYDQLQRFAGRHDYKIENRMKGALK